From Kwoniella pini CBS 10737 chromosome 5, complete sequence:
ATCCCGCTCGGAGAAGACTCAAGCTGATCGCTTTGTGCGGTCATCAGGTGAAAGACAAGGACTACTTTCCAGTCGTAGTTGTAGCCAACAAGTGTGATTTAGAATATGAAAGACAGGTGCAACCGCATGGTTAGTTCGTTTGATGTAACCGAATATACTCAGCTAATGTTTACAACTGGATGTTAGAGGGCCGAGACCTTGCCAAGCGGTTCAACGCCCAGTGCATCGAGACATCCGCTAAGCAACGTGTAAATGTGGACGAAGCTTTTATTGCTGTGGTCAGAGCTATCAGGAGGTATCAAAAGGTGAGCATCGACCGCTGAATTCAAGATTTGCGAAAGGGCACCTGAATTAGATATTAAACTGGCGACTGGACCTCTGTCTCTCCAGGGTGCTAAGCTGACTACATACTGTAATGCAGGAGTCCGGCCCACCTCAAGCTGTCGGTACACCCGGTAAATCGGCCACAGGCGGAGTAGGAGGTCGAGCGGACGCGAAGGACGATCAAGTGGATAAAGGTTGTTGCGCAGGCTGTGTAGTGCTTTAGTTTTGGCGATAAAAGACTGGAATGCTCAGGTTACTCCAAATCTTCAGGTACGGTGTAACGTCAGTAACTGCTTTTACCGGGGTTTCGTTTACTTATGAAATGAGATGGCAAAAAAACGGACTCGTTGTGCATAGTGAATTACACGGTGAAGTGGACGATCTTAAATATATTGTTTTAGCataattatctttatctttgTATATACAGTTTTATAGgttttttttattttttggAAAAAGTAGTTTCTCTCTTGTGGGGTATATAGTAACGACATGAACCATGCGTGAACGGAAATCTATTCTGATCTGCTGTTCGATGTTGAATGCAGCGGGTTGTTCATTGTATTAGCAAAATATCGCATGATGAAAGTGTGACTTTGATCATGTCAAAAAGTCGCGAGATAAGATTGGAGAAGCCCGCAATTGAACATTAACCGGACTCAACCGATAATCATTCGATTTCACTTCTAACTTCATCTTGCCCATTTGTATACTTCACAAATTCAAGTTAAAAATTCTTTGTATACCATCTGACGATGTCGTTTAGAATCTTGAGTAAAATCAACACGAGTACAATTCAATCTAATAAATTGGGTACACACATATATAGGAATAGATTTATAAGGAAAtatacaaatcaaaaaaatcaaaatcaaaatggaattggaaatcaaaatataagTGAAatatttaatgaaaaaacaataaaATCAGCATGGAatagtaagtttttttaaaaaaaatcatttattctTCTTAAATTGgatcctttctttttgtcAAAAATGActgatttgtttttttttttttttttttttgattttcttcctttttaaatttggaaaacattttttttttagtACTTACACctaatcaaaaattaatttttggTGGATTAGTAATTATAGGAGcatattttgaatatactttattagataaatttttattaaaacctattaaaataaaaaaagaaaatgaaaatagattaaaaatggaaaaagaattaggaattaatttaaatgaatttgataaatgaaaaagaatttaaatttggaGATGAGAGAAATAAATTCTAATATGATTTTTGGAAAGAACgtaaaaaaaatgattttatccATACCTCTATGTGTATGTCTACATTATCCTTTCTATTATAGTTTCGGTTGATTTGAGACATGctaattttacttttctgTAATAGATTACTTATTTATCATAGTTTAATAATTccaatcaaaatcaaattcaattaatatGTATTACATTAAAGGCTCCTAAAAGAAATTCtatcatcaatttataTATCATTATCCAAAAATAATACTAAGACCTCTTGACTTGATCATTGATTACCCAAGAACAACATTTCGATCTTATCAATATTTTTACATCCTCCTCTATTCATTCCCTGGATTCGTTGTAACATAATAACTAGGTAACAAATTACTATTTGTTTTTCCTATATTTCTAGTCGTATAACCTCTTTTACCTCCTGATCCATTTCCACGTCCAATTACATTATAATAAGTTTTTCTTGaactttctctttctaataaatcagGTCGTATTGAATAAGATGTATTATAATTCGACGTAGGATCACCAAttttatttccatttctatTAAAtggtatttgattttgactttgattttgaaaattaatttgttgttctttaattgattttatacctaatttctttaatccatcttcataAGTTACAACAACTAATTCATCActattatcatcatcattgttattactattattaattttatcaattttatctaaatttaattctttatttttatctttatctttttgcCAAGGACTACTTATTGTTAAACCacttttttttaatttatgttgatattttattgaaccatttgaatttgaatttggatttgaaagagGAGTAATTAAAGATTTTTGACAAGTAGATGgagaattttgaattattgtAGTAGAAGTAGTAATTGGTGTAGGTGTATCTCTTCTactttttgatgatgttattaaagaaggagaattaatataattcatatatggattattataattataattatattctcgattattattattattatatccTACTTCTCTAGATTCATTTATTGGAGTAattattgttgatttcgAAAGGTTTTTTTGATATAATAAAGTAAGTTTGTATATTATATATGAAATTATAAGTAAAACTGCGATTGAAGCTAATGATATAGCTATAATTTCGACTATTTGGTATTAAGATGTcagcttttgatttttatacACACAATTAATCGAAATGtgataaattgatatttcgCTCACTTGGCTCAAGTTTGAAAACCATCTCGAAATTTAgcaatcaaattcaaatatgaTTCGAACTGATTATAGTCAAGACTGCCCGCCTATTCTCATAGACTTACAAGAGAAGGAGTATAGCTGAAACAATCTAAATTTATAACCCAATCATTGATATCTCATATCCCAAACAGGTTCCGTACTGTTGTGAAAGAGTATGATAATTCCTGGGAAGATATATGCTAATTTCTACTGTATTCAAATCTTCCAATTaccaatttgatattcaatATGCCCTATGTGAAGAATCACGACTTAAAGTTCTGATGATTTATGCTGAAAACtttatcaagattatcTGAAGTATCAATATATTATTCAATGTTGGTCAAGtaagaaaatttaaaaaataaaactaagaaaaggaaaatgattattattttattCTTTTGGTGATACATCATCTATTACTCTTTTGAAGTCATTTATAAAATGGATCAAAGGaattttttctaatttgTCATAAGATTATTAAAATGATAAGGGGTCAATAATTCAAAGGATCTACAATCCTCAAGATTCACTAAATACATTTCCTGGTTAGAAATTATATTGAAATTCGAAATCATTTAGTATGGGTGGTAAATTGAAGTGAGAAGTAATAAAGGGATCCTTTATTATTTCTGAATTCAAATTAGAACAAAGGATTATGAATCATTCAAATAGTATAATAAATTCCAACTTTTCGcaattttgttgatttcaGAAAAATGGAGATGCCTATGCATAGTACAAGCACAAAAATCGATGCTGAATATATGAAATACCTATATGAAAAAAAGTCCGTTTATGCTTTTTGATATCCCTCTTTCCTTCATTTCGATGATTGATGTTTCCCGGAGCGATTGGTGTGTGCCAAATCACAAATCGGTTACTAACTTTTTTTTAAGATAAATACTAAAGTACTACAATAGCTCCAAGGATCAAAGCGCTAAACATTCCACCAATAACCCCGAATGTAGCGTAGGGTATGGTAAGTTCACCTGCTGATGAACCACTGCTGGATGCTGCAGATGTTTGAGAAGTTGATGTCGAGGTGTTGGTACTGTTGAGGGCAGTAGCTGGAAAGTCCATGCTATATTAGTAAGACGACATTGTGATTTGGTAAAGAGTTAAATAACTCACACCCGAAATTCGAACCACATTTTTGATTCAAAGCTTGACCGTAAGAGGAAGTtgcaattgatgaattaacTTGTTTAACTTCATAATAAATActgaaaataatcaatatcatgATCAGCTATCTTGTATAGGTGTACCCTAATGGTAATCAAACTAAACAAGGGGAGTGCATGATAAACTTACCCAGATACACAACCCGTACATAGAGATCCAGAAGAGAAAACACTTTCTAATCCACTCAAAACTGATGAATCGCCAGAAAGTAAAGACGTGATATAGCTAATTGTTACACTTTGACCAGTAGCGTTAGAGACAGTTTCAAGAGCATCAACTACACAGAAATCATTTGTACTATAATTTCCCCGAATAACATCAGAACTAGTACTGAATGTCTATATGACTTGTGATGTTATGTACTCACGTGGAATTCTTTGAACAACCCGCAGTATAAATCTCATTATAATTACCTAATAAACCTACTAATCCTTTAATCTCTATTGCTTCAGTTCCTCCAGCTGAGAAATCAGATGAACAAGCACTGttaattgatgattgtgCTGAAGTCAAAGTTCCATTTGCGCAAGTTggtgtagaagaagaacataATGATGTAAGATAGGTATTTAATGTAGATGTTATTGAATCGTTTGtctaataaaatttcaaatataatcaatatatgTCATTTTGTGCTCGAGATAGTAAGAGTgtgaaagatgaattagcttGCCAACTCACTCCTGCACTCAAAACCGGAAGAAGAGTTGTTAATTGTAAACATGAACCAAGATCACCTAATGCTAAAGAGGCGACCTGAGTTGTACATCCTCTATATTTGTAAAAGAGTATTTTAACATCAATTCAAGCTCAATGAATAGTCAGTCAACTTGGATACGGACAAGAATAGAACTCACGTTGACAGCCTGCACCATAtagaaaaaggtgaatataATCAGCGAAAAAATCGATTCGCCTTGTAGTCTCAAATCTATTTCTACTCACGCAGCTGCATAAGATGTTGAAGCGACAACGGCAATCAAAGCGGATCGAGCGTGCATTTTGGAAAATGAATATCTGAGGTGGCAAGATGGTTTCTGATTATTCCGTCAAGgtgaatttaataatgTCAAAAAAAGATATCAATCAACGAATGTATTATATGCTATTTTTGTTTTGGAATTTTATTGTTGATCAAACATAGACTgtctttcaaaatcaaagctGTGTTGAAATTGAGGTATAATTTACGAGCAATGCACAGTCAATATCTAACTTTTACCTGTAGTTAAATTTCTAGGGTAATTAACATAATCTTAAAAATGACGTCGCTCAACCGCGGACAAAGCTTTATTCTAAATTACTGGGTTCGTTTCAGTCCGATCGCAAAGTAAAAGACAAGGATGAAAATAGCCAAGGAGTCTCCACATAATCTTGTCATGCCCAGACATTTACAAGCAAATTTACAAGCAATTTACTCGTGATTTTGttaattttttgaattcGGCGATAGAGTTATTTCGAGTATTGCCGTCATAGCAAAGCTGTCTTAAAACTACGATATTACGAGACGAGACATGTGCTCAACTAAAATAGGTATAGCCCGGCAATAGAGATATTGCTTGACCTAACAACGCAGCTACTGAATTTCTGCGGGGAGGGATTAGACGAGCAACCTTTGATAGCTTTGCTGAGCTTGATGTTGCCTCCGAATTAAGCAGATGACATGGTCTCCTTGCGAACATCCCAACCAGGATATAAAGGTATTATGGGCCttgcatcttcatctacgGCCATAGAATCCAGAAAGCACCGGGTCCCGTCTGCTCCCCGCAGTTAAGTTGGATATCGCTCGGTTAGTACCAAGGTGGGGGACCACTTGGGAATCCCGGGTGCTGTagtttttgttttttgttGTGGGCAATGCATCATTTTTTATTGACGATAATCGATATCTTGAACGCATCAAGATCGATTTTTGAAGTGATATGGGTTTTAATTGGAAAGGATGTTCTGACAGTAGATCAGGGTTGATTTTGTGCATCAACACAATAAGTGATGGTACCTTTCCAAAAATTTCCGAATGATAGCAAAATCCAATAGATGCAGAACGGATACGCTTCGTTTCCTCAGATTATCAGACTGTTGGAGCGGCTGAGCacaaattcatttcatcatgaGTTATCAAATCGGACCTGGTAGGATGTCTATAAATAAGTATACAAATTGCTTCTTCTGATCTGTTGTGTGACTCGTTACATAAattcatatcatcattttcgtTCAGAATACTATAAACGCCTGTTATCTACAAAGAATGTCCCAAAGACCGGAGTCTTATCATTATACTATTATGCTATTTTAAATGCTTAGACATTTCATATAGAAGCTACTCTATTCAATCCATCTC
This genomic window contains:
- a CDS encoding Ras-like protein: MSKAQFLREYKLVVVGGGGVGKSALTIQFIQSHFVDEYDPTIEDSYRKQCIIDEEVALLDVLDTAGQEEYGAMREQYMRTGEGFLLVYSITSRSSFEEVSTFHQQILRVKDKDYFPVVVVANKCDLEYERQVQPHEGRDLAKRFNAQCIETSAKQRVNVDEAFIAVVRAIRRYQKESGPPQAVGTPGKSATGGVGGRADAKDDQVDKGCCAGCVVL